TAGCGGCTGAGAATCGCCGCCTGGGTCTGCGGCTGGCCTTCGCCGCCCATGGTGCCGTAGCTCAGGGTGCGGCCATCGTCGAACAGCGCCAGGGCCGGGTTGAGGGTATGGAACGGCTTGCGCCCCGGCTCCAGGGCCTGCAGCGCGGTCGGGTCCAGAGAGAAACTGATCCCGCGGTTCTGCCAGGCCACGCCAGTGGACGGCAGCACCACGCCGGAGCCGAATTCCCAGTACACGCTCTGGATAAAGCTGACGGCGCGGCCCTGATCGTCGATGCAGCCCATCCAGATGGTGTCGCCCGGCTGCGCCGGTCGCGGCCAGGCCAGTGCCCGTTGCGGATCGATGGCGGCGGCCAGGCGCTGCAGGTTGGCGTCGGTCAGCAGGCTTTGCGGGTCCTCCGGGACGCGGCCGGGGTCGGTCACCAGGCGGTCACGGATCAGAAAGGCCTGCTTGGTCGCTTCCACCAGCCCGTGCACATGGGCGAAGTCTTCGGCCTGCTGGACGTCGAGCTTGTCGAAGATGCCGAGGATCAGCAGCGAGGCCAGGCCCTGGGTCGGCGGCGGCATGTTGTAGAGGGTGGCGTCGTGCAGGCGCACGCTCAGCGGTGCGACGGCGCGGGCCCGGTAGCCCTGCAGGTCGGCCAGGCGCAGCGGGCTGCCCAGGCGTTCGAGGTCGGCGGCCATGCGTTCGGCCAGCTCACCGCGGTAGAAGTCATCCAGGCCGGCGTCGGCCAGGCGCTGCAGGGTGCCGGCCAGGGCGGGTTGGCGCAGCAGATCGCCTTCGCGTGGCGGCTGACCACCCGGCAGATAAACCTCGGCGAAGCCCGGCACATCCTGCAGTTCCGCCAGTTTGGCGCGGGTCAGCTGCGCCTGGCTGCGACTGACCACGACGCCACGGCGGGCATGGCCGATGGCATCGGCGAGCAGCTCCGGCAGGGCCTTTTGCGGCTGCCAGTGAGCGGTCTGCGTCAGGGCCTCGGCCCAGCCACCGACGGTACCGGCCACGGTCAGCGCGGCCAGGGGGCCGCGGCTGGGAATCTGCGTATGGCCGGCGTAGAAATCGCGGTTGGCCAGCGCCGCACTGCTGCCGCAGGCATCGATGGCGATGGGCCGCTTGCCCGGCTCGTGGATCAGCCAGAAGCCGTCGCCGCCAATGGCGTTCATGTGCGGGTAGACCACGGCGATGGTGGCCGCCGCGGCGACCATCGCTTCCGCGGCGCTGCCGCCGGCCTTGAGCACGTCGCGCCCGGCCTGGGCGGCAAGATGGTGGGGAGCGACGAACAGGCCGCCGGTGGCGTGGGTGCTCTTGAGCATGGGTGCGAACTCCTTGTTGTTGTCAGGCCGCGATCATAGCCGGCGCGGCCCGGGTTCGATGTACTACCAACCGATGGCCTCGGGCAGCCAGGTTGCCAGTTGCGGGAAGCAGAACACCACCGCCACTGCGAGCATCTGCAGGAACACGTAAGGCAGCGCGCCGATGTAGATGTCCTTGGTGGTGATCCCCGGCGGCGCCACGCCCTTGAGAAAGAACAGCGCCCAGCCGAAGGGCGGAGTGAGAAAGGACATCTGCAGGTTCAGGGCGACCAGAATGCCCAGCCACACCAGGTCGGTGTCGTAGGCGATGAACACCGGCAGGAACATCGGCAGGGCGATATAGGAAATCTCGATCCACTCGAGGAAGAAGCCGAGCACGAACAGCACCGCCATCAGGAACAGGATCGCCCCCAGCTCGCCACCCGGTAGCAGGGTGAACAGCTCGTGCACCAGGGCTTCGCCACCCAGGCCACGGAAGGCCAGGGAGAAGGGCTGCGAGCAGAGCAGGATCAGGAAGATCATCGCGCTGATGGTCAGGGTGCCGTGCAGCGTGGCCTTGAGCGTCGGCCAGCTCAGCCGGCCCGAAAGCGCGGCGATCAGCAGGGCGCCGAGGGCACCCATGGAGGCCGCCTCGGTGGGCGCGGCGACGCCGCCGATGATCGAGCCGAGCACCGCCATCACCAGCAGCAGCGGTGGCAGCACGCTGCGTGCCATATCCTTGAGCAATTGCTTGCGGCTGGTCAGGGCGCGTTCCTCGGCGGGAATCGCCGGCACCCAATCCGGGCGCAGCCAGCCGAGCAGCAGCATGTAGGCGACGTAGATCAGCGCCAGCACCAGGCTGGGAATGAAGGCCGCAGCGAAGATCGAGCCCACCGACTGGCCGAGGATGTCGGCCAGCAGGATCAGCACCAGGCTCGGCGGAATGATCTGCCCCAGGGTGCCGGAGGCACAGATGGTGCCGCAGGCCAGGGTCTTGTTGTAGCCACGGCGCAGCAGCGTGGGCAGGGTCAGCAAACCGATGGTCACCACGGTGGCGCCGACGATACCGGTGGAGGCGCCGAGCAGTACGCCGACCAGAATGATCGCCAGGCCCATGCCGCCATTCAGGCCGCCCATGGCCCGGCCGATGGTGTCGAGCATGTCCTCGGCGACCCGGGATTTCTCCAGCATCACCCCCATGAAGGTGAACAGCGGTATCGCCAGCAGCGTGTAGTTGCTGACCACCCCGAACATGCGCGCCGGCAGCAGGGCGAAGAGCATCGGGCCGAAGCCGACCATGCCGGCGACGAAGCCGGACACGGCCAGGGAAATGGCCACCGGCACCCCCGCCATCATCATGGCGAAGAAGCCGAACACCATGGCGATGGCCAGCCATTCGTTGGGGCTCATGGGCGCACCTCCCGAGCGGAGGCGGGCTGCAGCAGCACGCACGACGCGCGCAGGCTATCGGCCACCCCCTGCAAACCGAACAGGCCGAAACCCAGGGGCAGGAAAGCCTTGACCAGAAAGCGATAGGGCAGGCCGCCCGGGTCAGGCGAGCCTTCACCCATGCGGTAGGACTGCATCGTGTACTTGAACGCCAGGTGGGCGATGTAGAAACCGATGGCCGCGGTGGCGATGCCGCTGAACAGGTCGACGGCAGCCTTGGTCTTCACGCTGAATTTCTCGTAGAGAAAATCCACGCGCACGTCCTGGCGGTGCTTGAGGGTGTAGGCGATGCCGAGCAGGGCGATGGGCGAGATCAGGTACCACTCCAGTTCCTGCAAGGCGATGGGGCTGAGGTCGAACAGGTAGCGCATCAGCACGTCGAACGACACCAGCAGTACCAGCAGCAGCACGCAGGCCCGGGCCATGCAGCCCAGTGCCTCGACCAGCCCTTCGATACGAGTGACGAGGGCCATCATGACGCGTCCATCCCGATGTCCATGAACGCCTTCTCGCCTACCGAGGCCCAGGACAGGTACTGCTTGCGGAAGGCGAAGAAGTGCTCGTAGACCTTCCGGGTCGCCGGATCGCCCGCCGCCATGCTCGACAGGGTGTCGCGGGTGGCCTCATGCAGACGCTTGATGAGGTCGCCTGGCAGCGGCCGGGCGATCACCCCCTGGTTGCCCACCAGGTCCTGCATGGCCTCGGCGTTGACCGTATCGCACCACGACCAGCTGTCGGTGTTGCAGGCCTGGGCGCAGACCCGCACGATGGCCTGCAGGTCGGCGGGCAGGCTGTCCCAGGCCTGCTTGTTGATGATCAGCTCGGTGACGTTGGTCGGCTCGTGCCAGCCGGTGGTGTAGTAGTTCCTGGCCGCCTTGTGCAGGCCCATGCGGCGATCCTGATAGGGGCCGACGAACTCGGCGGCGTCGATCACGCCGCGCTCCAGCGCCGGGAAGATCTCGCCGCCGGGCAGCAGGCGCACGGCCACGCCCAGCTCGCTGTAGACCTTGCCGGCCAGGCCGGCGATGCGCATCTTCAGGCCCTTGAGGCTGTCGACGTTCTCCAGGGGCTGGCGGAACCAGCCGGTCATCTGCGTGCCGGTGTTGCCCATGGGCATCGGCACCAGGCCATGGGGTTCGTAGAGTTCTTCCCAGAGCGTGAGGCCGCCACCGTTGTACAGCCAGGCGTTCATGCCCTGGGTGTTCATGCCGAACGGCACGGCGGTGAAGAACTGTGCGGCGGGAATCTTGCCGGCCCAGAAGAAGGCATTGGCGGCGTTCATTTCCACCATGCCGCTGGCCACTGCGTCGAAGCCTTCCAGCGCCGGGATCAGCTCGCCGGCCGCGAAGTGCTGGATCTTCAGGCGGCCGCCGGACATGTCCTCGACGCGCTTGCAGAAGTCGGTGGGGCTGCCCCGGCCCTGCACGTAGAAGGGCGAACCCGGCGCGTAGGCGTTGGTCATCTTCCAGTTGAAGGTCTTGCTGCTCACCGCGGCACCGGCCACGCCGCTGCCACCCAGTGCCAGGCCCGCGCCGGCTGCGAGGGCGCCGGCGCCAATGAAATTGCGTCGATTGAGGCTCATGGGATTCTCCTGTCGTTCTGGCCATGGCGGCGGGCCTGCGCCTGCCGGATGTAAAGTCGCTGCCAGATGCCTTGAGCAACTGCCATGCCAGGAGAAATCATTTTTAACTCATTGATTCTTAATGTATTTATTCAGGATTTGGGTTTTCGTCCAGATGGCTCGGCGCACAAAAAACAAGCGTGACTGTGGCTGCGAAGCTGACGAAACGGCAACCAGAACCCTGATTACTGAACATCTGACAGGTCGCGGCGGTTGCTCAGGTCCATAGCGGTAAGCCGGGGCGCGGTGAGCGGCCGAATGTCAGTTGTGCACCAAAACGCGTCGCCGGCACGCTTTTAACGCAGCCTTCGCCGCTGACGATGGCTACCATCGCTGCCGCGACGGGCATCGAGCGCGCCATGCGTGAGAAATCGCGGGCACGGCCTAGGCGTTCCTGCCCGCTCCCATGGGTTCGATGAACGACGGCCTCCGGCTTACAGGCGTGCACCGCCACGGCGGTGCTTGACCCGGGTCATCAGCGCCTTGCAATCCACCGTGAGGATCTCCGG
Above is a genomic segment from Pseudomonas argentinensis containing:
- a CDS encoding gamma-glutamyltransferase family protein, coding for MLKSTHATGGLFVAPHHLAAQAGRDVLKAGGSAAEAMVAAAATIAVVYPHMNAIGGDGFWLIHEPGKRPIAIDACGSSAALANRDFYAGHTQIPSRGPLAALTVAGTVGGWAEALTQTAHWQPQKALPELLADAIGHARRGVVVSRSQAQLTRAKLAELQDVPGFAEVYLPGGQPPREGDLLRQPALAGTLQRLADAGLDDFYRGELAERMAADLERLGSPLRLADLQGYRARAVAPLSVRLHDATLYNMPPPTQGLASLLILGIFDKLDVQQAEDFAHVHGLVEATKQAFLIRDRLVTDPGRVPEDPQSLLTDANLQRLAAAIDPQRALAWPRPAQPGDTIWMGCIDDQGRAVSFIQSVYWEFGSGVVLPSTGVAWQNRGISFSLDPTALQALEPGRKPFHTLNPALALFDDGRTLSYGTMGGEGQPQTQAAILSRYRLGSDLQAAVSAPRWLLGRTWGGLSTTLKLESRFPSELVEELRRAGHIVEQLDEAFSDTMGHAGALLRHPNGVLEGAADPRSDGSVCGL
- a CDS encoding TRAP transporter large permease, giving the protein MSPNEWLAIAMVFGFFAMMMAGVPVAISLAVSGFVAGMVGFGPMLFALLPARMFGVVSNYTLLAIPLFTFMGVMLEKSRVAEDMLDTIGRAMGGLNGGMGLAIILVGVLLGASTGIVGATVVTIGLLTLPTLLRRGYNKTLACGTICASGTLGQIIPPSLVLILLADILGQSVGSIFAAAFIPSLVLALIYVAYMLLLGWLRPDWVPAIPAEERALTSRKQLLKDMARSVLPPLLLVMAVLGSIIGGVAAPTEAASMGALGALLIAALSGRLSWPTLKATLHGTLTISAMIFLILLCSQPFSLAFRGLGGEALVHELFTLLPGGELGAILFLMAVLFVLGFFLEWIEISYIALPMFLPVFIAYDTDLVWLGILVALNLQMSFLTPPFGWALFFLKGVAPPGITTKDIYIGALPYVFLQMLAVAVVFCFPQLATWLPEAIGW
- a CDS encoding TRAP transporter small permease subunit — its product is MALVTRIEGLVEALGCMARACVLLLVLLVSFDVLMRYLFDLSPIALQELEWYLISPIALLGIAYTLKHRQDVRVDFLYEKFSVKTKAAVDLFSGIATAAIGFYIAHLAFKYTMQSYRMGEGSPDPGGLPYRFLVKAFLPLGFGLFGLQGVADSLRASCVLLQPASAREVRP
- a CDS encoding TRAP transporter substrate-binding protein yields the protein MSLNRRNFIGAGALAAGAGLALGGSGVAGAAVSSKTFNWKMTNAYAPGSPFYVQGRGSPTDFCKRVEDMSGGRLKIQHFAAGELIPALEGFDAVASGMVEMNAANAFFWAGKIPAAQFFTAVPFGMNTQGMNAWLYNGGGLTLWEELYEPHGLVPMPMGNTGTQMTGWFRQPLENVDSLKGLKMRIAGLAGKVYSELGVAVRLLPGGEIFPALERGVIDAAEFVGPYQDRRMGLHKAARNYYTTGWHEPTNVTELIINKQAWDSLPADLQAIVRVCAQACNTDSWSWCDTVNAEAMQDLVGNQGVIARPLPGDLIKRLHEATRDTLSSMAAGDPATRKVYEHFFAFRKQYLSWASVGEKAFMDIGMDAS